Proteins from a single region of Synergistaceae bacterium:
- a CDS encoding DUF262 domain-containing protein: MSSLSAEQKSIEEFMGSKRNFFVIPDYQRPYSWEDEECFTLWNDLLAFIFPDNDFKNFNDKDEYFLGSLVIFKNEHDSLEVIDGQQRLITLTLLLRAFYEVYGDNMKDSDSHDRKRDIEKCLWATPEPGEKLNMSALKIFSNVATENESQEFTSIMLTGQADPASKSRYASNYRLFQGAIKNFLAQFPAYLPYMTHRILANCSVLPIEAINQTTALRIFATLNDRGKPLSDSDIFKAKLYKAFSNNGQKDLFISQWREFENICSKIFQSGKNNTVDDIFMRYMYCVRAFAGIRDSGLESLRDFYTRDDNKFSLLNRGYYKTFTDLITLADFWKDVTVQETKRFSDRVLKQLFILHNMPSNMWTFLISVYFMANKDENGKLNENDFCGFLRKITAFILASRLMRPGNNAPFFNAMANIAAGREADFNGYEFDLKQLRERFSRFDFVNSSKLTKSFVVWQVFQDKYQPLLSLEVKFDIEHILPRRREQELTNKSNLESIGNKSLLEREINIRASDYRFRDKANYYLGNTGKAKTNIHELIELANNLENFTEQDIINRNKKILDGFIKFIQANNLAK; encoded by the coding sequence ATGTCGAGTCTTAGTGCCGAGCAAAAATCTATAGAAGAATTCATGGGCAGCAAGCGAAATTTTTTCGTTATTCCTGACTATCAACGCCCCTACTCTTGGGAAGATGAAGAGTGCTTCACCCTATGGAATGATTTACTAGCTTTTATTTTTCCTGATAACGACTTCAAAAATTTTAATGACAAGGACGAATATTTTTTAGGCTCTCTTGTTATATTCAAGAATGAACATGACTCTCTTGAAGTTATTGACGGCCAGCAGCGTTTAATCACTCTCACTCTTTTATTGCGGGCATTCTATGAAGTCTACGGCGATAACATGAAAGACTCGGACTCACATGACAGAAAACGCGACATCGAAAAATGTCTCTGGGCCACTCCCGAACCAGGCGAAAAATTAAACATGTCAGCTCTAAAAATTTTCTCAAACGTAGCTACTGAAAACGAGTCTCAAGAATTCACAAGCATAATGCTAACCGGACAAGCTGACCCCGCAAGCAAATCAAGATACGCTTCAAATTATAGACTCTTTCAGGGTGCTATAAAAAATTTCTTGGCTCAATTTCCAGCCTATCTGCCATATATGACTCATAGAATATTAGCTAACTGCTCAGTATTACCGATTGAAGCTATTAATCAGACTACTGCACTTAGAATTTTCGCGACACTTAATGATAGGGGCAAACCGTTATCTGACTCGGATATTTTCAAGGCAAAATTATATAAAGCCTTCTCTAACAATGGGCAAAAGGATTTATTTATTTCTCAGTGGCGCGAGTTCGAGAATATTTGCAGCAAAATTTTCCAGTCAGGCAAAAATAATACTGTAGACGATATTTTTATGCGTTATATGTATTGCGTGAGGGCTTTTGCGGGGATTCGTGATTCAGGACTTGAGAGCTTGAGAGACTTTTACACCCGTGATGATAATAAATTTTCACTCTTGAATCGCGGCTATTATAAAACTTTTACGGACTTAATCACACTCGCTGATTTCTGGAAAGATGTTACAGTGCAAGAAACTAAACGTTTTTCTGACAGGGTACTCAAGCAATTATTTATTCTGCACAATATGCCCTCTAACATGTGGACTTTCTTAATATCAGTATATTTTATGGCCAATAAAGACGAAAACGGAAAATTGAACGAGAATGATTTTTGCGGATTCTTGCGGAAAATTACGGCTTTTATTTTAGCGTCTAGGCTCATGAGGCCCGGAAATAATGCACCTTTCTTTAATGCTATGGCAAATATCGCGGCAGGTCGTGAGGCAGATTTTAACGGTTATGAGTTCGATTTAAAGCAGCTCAGAGAGAGATTTTCACGTTTTGATTTCGTCAACAGCAGCAAATTAACTAAAAGTTTTGTAGTCTGGCAAGTCTTTCAAGATAAATATCAGCCTTTATTATCGCTTGAAGTAAAATTTGATATTGAGCACATTTTGCCACGTCGACGCGAGCAGGAACTAACAAATAAATCTAATCTTGAATCAATCGGCAATAAATCATTACTTGAGCGCGAAATTAATATACGTGCTTCTGACTATAGATTCAGGGATAAAGCTAATTACTATCTCGGCAATACCGGCAAGGCAAAAACTAATATTCATGAATTAATCGAACTCGCAAATAATCTCGAAAATTTTACGGAACAAGATATTATAAATCGCAATAAAAAAATTTTGGACGGGTTTATTAAGTTCATTCAAGCAAATAATCTCGCAAAATAA